A single genomic interval of Pyrobaculum arsenaticum DSM 13514 harbors:
- a CDS encoding FAD-binding oxidoreductase has protein sequence MRPKSVEELVEFINEANRDRRRLLPICRGSKAHLGPPVEYDEELQLWDMPKVLEIDEEEMVVRTSACISAVELQEELKKRGRRLAVDPPLFRKSSIGGILSTNFYGPMAYRYMTPRDQLLSVRIVTGKGEFMRYGAPVMKDVAGYNIKRLIAGSWGTLAVLVEAYLRIYALPDTVAVLATSRRALQELRKLYTVGAAEVDGVLYLRFEGVKSEVEYRLSKAGRGDVFYDREAEEKWGAVTEAEELFASNEVVKVVAPPASLPDVQPGVKYLRYPLLGVMYIAGPPPVGVKTYWLKPQRRWEIENRDLMEKIKQVFDPKGVLSPGRLP, from the coding sequence ATGAGGCCTAAATCGGTAGAAGAGCTCGTGGAGTTCATAAACGAGGCAAATAGGGATAGGAGAAGGTTGCTCCCGATATGCAGGGGCTCTAAGGCGCATCTAGGGCCGCCAGTTGAATACGACGAAGAGCTCCAGCTGTGGGATATGCCCAAGGTACTCGAGATAGACGAAGAGGAGATGGTTGTGAGGACCTCCGCTTGTATTTCAGCTGTAGAGCTCCAGGAGGAGTTGAAGAAGAGGGGGAGGAGGCTCGCCGTAGATCCGCCGTTGTTCCGAAAGTCCTCTATCGGCGGGATATTGTCGACTAACTTCTACGGCCCAATGGCCTATCGATACATGACTCCAAGGGATCAGCTACTAAGCGTTAGGATAGTTACAGGTAAGGGAGAGTTCATGAGATACGGCGCACCAGTCATGAAGGACGTCGCTGGCTATAACATAAAGAGACTTATAGCTGGTTCATGGGGTACCTTGGCAGTCCTCGTGGAGGCGTATCTACGGATATACGCCTTGCCTGATACTGTGGCCGTCTTGGCCACTAGCAGGAGGGCGTTGCAAGAATTGAGGAAGCTATATACCGTCGGCGCCGCGGAGGTCGACGGCGTTCTCTACCTGCGGTTCGAGGGCGTCAAGTCGGAAGTCGAATACAGGCTATCTAAAGCTGGGCGAGGCGATGTGTTCTACGATAGGGAAGCGGAGGAGAAATGGGGCGCCGTGACTGAGGCAGAGGAGCTCTTCGCTTCTAACGAGGTCGTCAAGGTTGTGGCTCCGCCTGCGTCTCTCCCCGATGTCCAGCCCGGCGTGAAATATCTACGTTATCCCCTTCTCGGCGTTATGTACATAGCCGGCCCGCCGCCTGTAGGCGTTAAGACTTATTGGTTGAAGCCGCAGAGAAGGTGGGAAATAGAGAACAGAGATCTGATGGAGAAGATAAAACAGGTGTTTGACCCCAAGGGGGTGTTGTCGCCCGGGAGGTTGCCATGA
- a CDS encoding (Fe-S)-binding protein, whose translation MTAFDELYRCVHCGFCLSTCPTYLATGLEGSSPRGRLYLMRAVIEGRARAEGKLLEYLDACVYCLRCETACPSGVKYGEVYEEFFKKYRRDLQSVSYKRYIPLFNALNTRLGLAAAPYVKYLSPELRPIASGGNISDLVGKVYKAKGDVRGRIALFVTDECIAWRYRRGVVEAAIRVLTWNGYEVVVPRFGCCGAPYRHSGQFEKAEALARRNLSVLEKLGDIDAVVVPNSGGCQAELLRYLRNIRVVDAVQLLADGLRGALGEVRIKLAVQHSCHLMNVAKAHDVVLKVLSKIPGLVLAPLPSADVCCAGGNMYPLRHREIANRVLEKKREEVLSLSPDGILVESPSCLQQMGKLGLPVYFPLEILDASYTKAPNDGYKEVWAKPL comes from the coding sequence ATGACGGCATTCGACGAGCTCTACCGTTGTGTCCACTGCGGCTTCTGCCTTTCGACCTGCCCCACCTACTTGGCCACAGGCCTGGAGGGAAGTAGCCCCAGGGGGAGGCTATATCTAATGAGGGCAGTCATCGAGGGGAGGGCGAGGGCGGAGGGCAAGCTCCTGGAGTACCTAGACGCTTGCGTTTACTGCCTCAGATGCGAGACCGCTTGTCCGTCTGGAGTCAAATACGGCGAGGTGTACGAGGAGTTTTTCAAGAAATACAGGAGGGACTTGCAGTCGGTTAGCTACAAGCGCTATATCCCACTATTCAATGCGCTGAACACGAGGCTGGGCTTGGCGGCGGCGCCTTATGTGAAGTACTTGTCGCCTGAGCTGAGGCCCATAGCCTCAGGAGGTAACATCTCCGACCTGGTAGGTAAGGTGTACAAAGCCAAAGGCGATGTCAGGGGGAGAATAGCTTTGTTCGTAACTGACGAGTGCATTGCGTGGCGCTACCGGCGGGGAGTGGTTGAGGCCGCCATCAGAGTGCTTACCTGGAACGGGTATGAGGTGGTGGTGCCGCGCTTCGGCTGTTGCGGAGCTCCCTATAGACACAGTGGGCAATTCGAAAAGGCCGAAGCCCTAGCGCGCCGTAATCTTTCAGTCTTGGAAAAACTTGGAGATATAGACGCAGTGGTTGTCCCCAACTCGGGTGGATGCCAGGCTGAGCTACTTCGGTACTTGCGCAATATAAGGGTTGTCGATGCCGTACAGCTACTTGCCGACGGCTTGAGAGGCGCCCTCGGCGAGGTGAGGATTAAGCTGGCTGTACAGCACAGCTGCCACTTGATGAACGTGGCCAAGGCGCACGATGTGGTGCTTAAAGTTCTTTCTAAAATACCGGGCCTAGTCTTGGCGCCCCTACCAAGCGCAGATGTGTGTTGCGCCGGGGGGAACATGTACCCACTCAGACACCGCGAAATTGCAAACAGAGTTCTCGAGAAGAAGAGAGAGGAAGTGCTTTCGCTGTCGCCCGATGGGATACTTGTGGAAAGCCCCTCTTGCCTACAACAAATGGGTAAGCTAGGTCTCCCAGTATACTTCCCCCTAGAAATCCTGGATGCGTCGTATACCAAGGCCCCCAACGATGGCTATAAAGAGGTCTGGGCCAAGCCTCTTTAG
- a CDS encoding (Fe-S)-binding protein → MLFTLIVLESLVAEASKCQFCGFCEFACPTYRALRMRQFGPRGRINIIKNFDGKISEEAYRGVMTCLSCGACDPQCPAGIKITETIKAFKAYLIRTI, encoded by the coding sequence ATGTTATTTACCTTGATTGTGTTAGAGTCGCTTGTGGCTGAGGCTTCTAAATGCCAGTTCTGTGGTTTCTGCGAATTTGCGTGCCCCACATACCGTGCTCTTAGGATGAGACAATTCGGCCCTAGGGGCCGTATTAATATCATAAAAAATTTTGATGGAAAGATATCGGAGGAGGCGTATAGAGGCGTAATGACCTGCCTATCATGCGGGGCATGCGACCCACAATGCCCCGCCGGCATAAAAATAACAGAAACCATCAAGGCCTTTAAGGCATATTTAATACGGACAATATAG
- a CDS encoding (Fe-S)-binding protein, which translates to MSRSWLSELRNLIVNSLERSWLPFPTDGDLCESWKKGLDSNPSGPVLYTSCLYHLAPVIEKAVENLERFGVTEGGLRGRFAAVAAKTVGRLILKPEGEEVDRADSVMRRIYRLLAQRGVKVRLLDREIYSGALLYELGFEKEFAEYAKRVATFFKERGVKEIITVDPHTHYILEKVYPRYVPGFDVKISSYLDYIKGTGVALKGFAIHDSCLYARFLDRYGLIRQILSPGQPVEDPYYTGRETAGCCGGPIESIYPDVARKVASLRVNDLSKLSKDVVVQCPICYVNLKRAAEGRINLHYLPEILTEATA; encoded by the coding sequence GTGTCTAGGTCTTGGCTTTCGGAGCTTCGTAACTTGATTGTAAATTCTCTTGAAAGGTCTTGGCTTCCCTTTCCTACCGACGGCGATCTGTGCGAGTCGTGGAAGAAGGGGCTTGACTCCAACCCCTCGGGACCTGTATTGTACACCTCCTGCCTTTACCACCTGGCGCCCGTCATAGAGAAGGCTGTTGAGAATTTGGAGAGGTTCGGCGTGACGGAGGGGGGGCTTAGGGGCAGATTTGCGGCTGTCGCCGCCAAGACAGTAGGTCGGCTAATCCTTAAACCAGAGGGAGAGGAGGTGGATAGAGCCGACAGCGTGATGAGGAGAATCTACCGCCTGCTGGCACAGAGGGGAGTAAAGGTGCGGTTGCTAGATAGGGAGATCTACTCCGGCGCCCTGCTCTACGAACTGGGCTTTGAGAAGGAGTTCGCAGAATATGCCAAGAGAGTTGCCACATTTTTCAAAGAGAGAGGGGTCAAAGAGATCATCACAGTGGACCCCCACACCCACTACATTCTTGAGAAGGTGTACCCACGCTACGTCCCAGGCTTCGACGTCAAAATTTCAAGCTATCTAGACTACATTAAGGGGACCGGCGTGGCGCTTAAAGGATTCGCCATACACGACTCATGTCTCTACGCCAGATTTCTCGACAGATATGGCCTAATCAGGCAGATCCTCTCTCCGGGACAACCAGTTGAAGATCCCTATTACACAGGTAGAGAGACGGCGGGCTGTTGCGGAGGCCCTATCGAGTCGATATACCCAGACGTGGCGAGGAAAGTGGCCAGTCTCCGGGTCAACGACTTGTCCAAGCTCTCCAAAGATGTGGTGGTTCAGTGCCCCATATGCTACGTCAACTTGAAGAGAGCCGCCGAGGGGCGGATAAACCTACACTACCTCCCCGAAATCTTAACAGAAGCCACTGCGTAG
- a CDS encoding ethylbenzene dehydrogenase-related protein — translation MRSAIIHLGIIIAALLLALTGVLVVTAQEAAVVVKFVNGTLPTDPASSAWPKPVDVPLTSQTLVYPLPAATESRTVSVSAVHNGTHIAFLLVWSDATEDVVTPGGLDVFPDAVAVQFPVSRAQLPYICMGTVDNPVNIIYWKAGLGAENLVAGAGYGLNPQQREALGLQATPTSPVELLPASAQVVTDIAVYKDGKWYVILIRPLGSVHPLMASLAGKSFNAAFATWDGSRGERGGLKATSGWVALQLEMPVAVQTATATQTTTPAPGATQAVTITTTKLVETTPTWAWVVIGVLIAVIALLAGLALRKK, via the coding sequence ATGAGGTCGGCGATAATTCACCTGGGGATAATTATTGCCGCCTTGTTGCTTGCGCTGACAGGCGTGCTGGTGGTAACGGCGCAGGAGGCGGCGGTTGTCGTCAAATTCGTCAACGGCACGTTGCCGACTGACCCCGCCTCCTCGGCCTGGCCTAAGCCTGTGGACGTGCCGCTGACCTCGCAGACCTTGGTCTACCCGCTTCCCGCCGCTACTGAAAGCCGCACGGTGTCGGTGTCTGCTGTGCACAACGGGACGCACATAGCGTTTCTGCTAGTGTGGAGCGACGCGACAGAGGACGTAGTTACGCCGGGCGGGCTAGACGTGTTCCCAGACGCCGTGGCGGTGCAGTTCCCAGTGTCGAGGGCACAGCTTCCCTATATATGCATGGGTACTGTGGACAACCCGGTGAATATCATATACTGGAAGGCAGGTCTCGGCGCTGAGAACTTGGTGGCCGGCGCGGGCTACGGCCTGAACCCACAGCAGAGGGAGGCGCTGGGACTCCAGGCAACACCTACGTCTCCTGTGGAGCTACTGCCTGCCTCAGCCCAAGTAGTCACAGACATTGCGGTGTATAAAGACGGGAAGTGGTACGTAATTCTAATAAGGCCTCTTGGCTCCGTCCACCCGCTAATGGCGTCGTTGGCCGGGAAGTCCTTCAACGCCGCCTTTGCCACATGGGACGGGTCGAGGGGCGAGAGGGGCGGCCTCAAGGCGACCAGCGGCTGGGTTGCGTTGCAGTTAGAGATGCCAGTTGCCGTGCAGACGGCAACAGCAACGCAGACAACGACACCGGCGCCTGGAGCCACGCAAGCGGTCACCATAACTACCACAAAGCTGGTGGAGACTACGCCGACATGGGCGTGGGTAGTTATAGGAGTATTGATCGCAGTGATAGCGCTTCTGGCAGGCTTAGCGCTCCGGAAAAAGTAA
- the narH gene encoding nitrate reductase subunit beta: protein MNVRAQIAMVMNLDKCIGCHTCSVTCKNVWTNRAGAEYMWWNNVETRPGPGYPRQWENQNRYNGGWALDGGRLKLKIEITKNYKPPSMEDYYHPWTYDYEVLFSEKQSDQQPVARPISLIDGESMDVTYGPNWNDDLAGADLILEDPGLDGLQKEIYQQFKDVFMMYLPRICNHCLNPSCLAACPRKAIYKREEDGIVLVDQNRCRGYRYCVAACPYKKVYYNWKTGKSEKCVFCYPRIEAGQPTVCSLTCVGKIRYLGVLLYDADKVLDVAATPEVSQLVKRFIDEVLLDPYDPAVVSVAKESGIPDDWIKAAQRSPVYKMVKKWKVAFPLRPEFRTLPMVFYVPPLSPVVTTFERAYGAKITDIMPKVNELRIPIKYLANMFTGGDTMLIEQALKKLLAVRIYERAKNVAEPGLADKAKVALAKAGLTEADAEEMYRLFAIARYEDRFVIPTNPKRYAANPYVERGVAGLP from the coding sequence ATGAACGTCCGCGCCCAGATCGCCATGGTGATGAACCTCGACAAGTGTATTGGCTGCCACACTTGCTCTGTGACTTGTAAAAACGTGTGGACGAACAGAGCCGGAGCTGAGTATATGTGGTGGAACAACGTGGAGACGCGCCCAGGGCCTGGCTACCCGAGGCAGTGGGAGAACCAGAACAGGTACAACGGCGGCTGGGCGCTGGATGGTGGCAGGCTTAAGCTAAAGATTGAGATCACGAAGAACTACAAACCGCCCTCGATGGAGGACTACTACCATCCCTGGACGTACGACTACGAGGTGTTGTTCTCGGAGAAGCAGTCAGACCAGCAGCCCGTGGCGCGTCCCATCTCGTTGATAGACGGCGAGTCCATGGACGTGACCTACGGCCCTAACTGGAACGACGACCTTGCCGGCGCCGACTTGATCTTGGAGGATCCCGGCTTGGACGGTTTGCAGAAGGAGATCTACCAGCAGTTCAAGGACGTGTTTATGATGTACTTACCGAGAATCTGCAACCACTGTCTCAACCCGTCGTGTCTTGCGGCGTGTCCGAGAAAGGCCATATACAAGAGGGAGGAAGACGGCATAGTGTTGGTGGATCAGAATAGGTGCCGCGGCTATCGCTACTGCGTTGCCGCTTGTCCCTACAAGAAGGTGTACTACAACTGGAAGACAGGAAAGTCGGAGAAGTGCGTCTTCTGCTACCCGAGAATAGAGGCTGGCCAGCCCACTGTGTGCTCTCTCACGTGCGTGGGGAAGATTAGATACCTCGGCGTGTTGCTCTACGACGCCGATAAAGTGCTTGACGTTGCGGCGACCCCCGAGGTGTCACAACTGGTGAAGAGGTTCATCGACGAAGTGCTACTAGACCCCTACGACCCCGCGGTTGTGAGCGTTGCTAAGGAAAGTGGGATTCCAGACGACTGGATTAAAGCTGCCCAGAGATCGCCTGTCTACAAAATGGTGAAGAAGTGGAAGGTGGCATTCCCGTTGCGTCCTGAATTTAGGACTCTGCCAATGGTGTTCTACGTGCCGCCCCTCAGCCCGGTGGTGACTACGTTTGAGAGGGCCTACGGGGCGAAGATCACAGACATTATGCCCAAGGTGAATGAATTGAGGATACCTATCAAGTACCTGGCTAACATGTTCACAGGTGGCGACACCATGCTTATTGAACAAGCGCTTAAGAAGTTGCTGGCTGTTAGGATATATGAGAGGGCTAAAAACGTGGCTGAGCCCGGCCTGGCGGACAAGGCCAAAGTAGCGCTGGCAAAGGCGGGGCTAACAGAGGCAGACGCCGAGGAGATGTACCGCCTCTTCGCCATAGCGCGGTACGAGGACAGGTTTGTAATTCCGACAAATCCGAAGAGGTATGCCGCCAATCCATACGTAGAAAGGGGCGTGGCGGGGTTGCCATGA
- a CDS encoding nitrate reductase subunit alpha, giving the protein MQITRRQVLAAAATIGAASGVLALAQNLQYLKPLAEFRETRLQYPDRSWEEVYRRRWQYDKVARSTHGVNCTGSCSWNVYVKDGLIVWELQATDYPDIAPDIPNYEPRGCPRGASFSWYVYSPLRVKYPYVRGVLIDMYRRFKQQTGDPVEAWRRIVEDPANRAAYQKARGKAGWARVTWDEALELVSAALIYTIKKYGPDRIYGFTPIPAMSPVSYAAGARFIELIGGVMGSFYDWYADLPPASPQMWGEQTDVPESADWFHAQYMIVWGTNLPLTRTPDAQMYTQARYRGAKVAVVSPDYSEHVKFADIWVPALPGTDAALGMAMGHVALKEFYVDRQFKCLREYARRYTDLPFLVILEPAGDGTYLQGRFLRASDVPELKDKVGANPEWKTVVVQKDGTLAVPYGSIGFRWDGSGNWNLQLKGITAKGEGDIDPVLSIMELGRYEKVPVKFFAMDFDVKAFVREVPAVKIGDKYITTVFDLLAAHLGVKRGDLGGDYPADYNDPKPYTPAWQEAITGVSRDLAIQVAREFMNTAVYSKPVFGKPSDPPFFGDDATPCGGWAMIFVGPGINHWYHTDLIYRSVLLLVLLGGTQGKNGGGWAHYVGQEKIRTLIGWSTIAFALDWVRPPRQQNSPSYWYVHTDQWRYDPVTTKYYAAPWAKKWGNLHEMDANVIAVRLGWLPFYPSLNVNPLELGDKLVKETTAQGIQQAQLGAYVARRVAEMLKNGEIKLAIEDPDAPENWPRVLFVWRANLLGSSSKGHEYFLKHLLGTDNNVMNREVAVEEGLVKEVNIRKPAPEGKLDLLVVLDFRMATSAVYADVVLPAATWYEKYDLSMTDMHTFIHPFTPAVDPPWEAKADWDIFRELAKKFSEMARKYLPQEAYDVVLTALMHDSAAEIAQPFGEVKDWKKGEADPVPGKTMAAVALVRRRYWDVYDMYITLGPLVVTTGVTAKGIPAFKPVESYKWLVEKNGATKAASDYVLSQCANVGGCPSIERDKQAAEAMLAISPESNGEVAYMAWSNLEKVVGLPLKDLPAKEHRIAFNDIVAQPRRVTTSPVWNGIEAPGRTYSPFTVNTERLVPWRTLTGRQHFYIDHEWFRELGEALPTYKRPMDRIMAGLLAGVNLGDWWYDEKKYRVESGGQKFLVLRYLTPHGKWNIHSEFWDNLIMLTLFRGGQVVWINNEDATWLGIKDNDWIEVYNANGVIVARAAVSPRIPRGTAIMYHAQERHVYVPISPLTGKRAGIHNSVTVTHLKPTKMVGGYAQLSWSFNYYGPTGVNRDTLVVVRPAGRVRL; this is encoded by the coding sequence ATGCAAATCACTCGTAGACAAGTTCTTGCCGCTGCTGCCACAATTGGCGCCGCTTCAGGCGTGTTGGCGTTGGCGCAGAATCTCCAGTATTTGAAGCCGCTGGCTGAGTTCCGTGAGACGAGGCTCCAGTACCCAGATCGTAGCTGGGAGGAGGTGTACCGCCGGAGATGGCAGTACGACAAGGTGGCGAGATCTACCCACGGCGTCAACTGCACAGGAAGTTGCTCGTGGAACGTCTATGTGAAGGACGGGCTTATCGTCTGGGAGTTGCAGGCCACAGACTATCCCGACATCGCGCCAGATATACCCAACTACGAGCCTAGGGGTTGCCCCAGGGGAGCCTCCTTTTCTTGGTATGTCTACTCCCCGCTGAGGGTTAAGTACCCATACGTACGCGGCGTGTTGATAGACATGTACCGCCGCTTTAAACAGCAGACGGGAGATCCAGTGGAGGCGTGGCGCCGCATTGTGGAGGATCCCGCAAACAGAGCGGCCTATCAAAAGGCGAGGGGGAAGGCCGGCTGGGCGAGGGTGACTTGGGACGAGGCGCTTGAGCTGGTCTCAGCCGCGTTGATATACACAATCAAGAAGTACGGCCCCGACAGGATATACGGCTTTACCCCAATTCCCGCCATGAGCCCAGTCTCGTACGCAGCCGGCGCCCGCTTTATAGAGCTAATAGGCGGTGTCATGGGCTCGTTCTACGACTGGTACGCAGACCTGCCGCCGGCCAGCCCCCAGATGTGGGGCGAACAGACAGACGTCCCTGAGTCGGCCGACTGGTTCCACGCCCAGTACATGATTGTGTGGGGGACCAACCTCCCCTTGACCCGCACCCCCGACGCCCAGATGTACACCCAGGCCAGATACAGGGGGGCCAAGGTGGCTGTGGTAAGCCCCGACTATAGTGAACACGTGAAATTTGCCGACATATGGGTCCCGGCGCTCCCAGGCACAGACGCGGCGCTGGGTATGGCAATGGGCCACGTGGCGCTTAAGGAGTTCTACGTGGATAGGCAGTTCAAATGTCTGAGGGAATACGCAAGGAGGTATACCGATCTTCCCTTCTTAGTCATCCTCGAGCCCGCTGGCGACGGGACGTACCTCCAGGGGAGGTTCTTGAGGGCAAGCGATGTGCCTGAGCTTAAGGACAAGGTGGGGGCCAACCCCGAGTGGAAGACTGTGGTCGTCCAGAAGGACGGCACACTCGCCGTGCCATACGGCTCCATCGGCTTTAGGTGGGACGGTAGCGGGAATTGGAATCTCCAGCTGAAGGGCATAACTGCAAAGGGCGAGGGGGACATAGACCCCGTGCTCTCCATCATGGAACTAGGCCGCTATGAGAAAGTTCCGGTGAAGTTCTTCGCAATGGACTTCGACGTCAAGGCCTTTGTGCGGGAGGTCCCGGCGGTAAAGATAGGCGATAAATACATCACGACCGTATTCGACCTATTGGCGGCACACCTAGGCGTCAAGAGAGGCGATCTCGGAGGCGACTACCCCGCCGACTACAACGACCCCAAGCCCTATACCCCGGCGTGGCAGGAGGCGATAACCGGCGTGTCCCGCGATCTCGCCATACAAGTGGCCAGGGAGTTTATGAACACTGCCGTTTACTCAAAGCCGGTATTTGGGAAGCCTTCAGATCCGCCGTTCTTCGGCGACGACGCAACGCCCTGCGGCGGGTGGGCGATGATATTCGTGGGGCCTGGCATAAACCACTGGTACCACACCGACTTGATATACCGTTCTGTGCTACTGCTGGTATTGCTGGGAGGGACGCAGGGAAAGAACGGCGGCGGCTGGGCGCACTACGTGGGCCAAGAAAAGATAAGGACGCTTATCGGGTGGTCTACCATAGCCTTTGCCCTCGACTGGGTGAGACCACCTAGGCAACAAAACTCTCCTAGCTATTGGTATGTCCACACCGACCAGTGGCGCTACGACCCGGTTACCACAAAGTATTACGCCGCGCCTTGGGCCAAGAAGTGGGGCAACCTACACGAGATGGACGCAAACGTAATTGCGGTGAGGCTCGGCTGGCTTCCCTTCTACCCGTCGCTTAACGTAAACCCGCTTGAGCTGGGCGATAAGCTGGTGAAGGAGACAACTGCCCAAGGCATTCAGCAGGCGCAACTGGGCGCCTACGTGGCGAGGAGGGTGGCGGAGATGTTGAAAAACGGCGAGATAAAGCTGGCTATCGAGGATCCCGACGCGCCGGAGAACTGGCCAAGGGTGCTCTTTGTGTGGAGGGCGAACCTCCTCGGCTCCTCGTCTAAAGGCCACGAGTACTTCCTAAAACACCTCTTAGGCACGGACAACAACGTAATGAATAGGGAGGTGGCCGTGGAGGAGGGCCTAGTCAAGGAGGTAAACATACGCAAGCCCGCCCCTGAGGGGAAGCTCGACCTCTTAGTAGTGCTGGACTTCAGAATGGCCACGTCAGCCGTTTACGCAGACGTTGTGCTACCCGCGGCGACGTGGTACGAGAAGTACGATCTCAGCATGACAGACATGCACACATTCATACACCCGTTCACCCCGGCCGTCGACCCGCCGTGGGAGGCCAAGGCCGACTGGGACATCTTCAGAGAGCTGGCAAAGAAGTTCTCAGAGATGGCGCGCAAGTACCTACCGCAGGAGGCATACGACGTGGTGTTAACCGCTTTGATGCACGACTCAGCCGCGGAGATCGCCCAGCCCTTCGGCGAGGTGAAGGACTGGAAGAAGGGCGAGGCGGATCCAGTGCCCGGCAAGACCATGGCCGCGGTGGCGCTTGTAAGGAGGAGGTACTGGGACGTCTACGACATGTACATCACCCTAGGCCCGCTTGTAGTAACCACAGGCGTCACGGCTAAGGGCATACCGGCGTTTAAGCCGGTTGAGAGCTACAAGTGGCTTGTGGAGAAAAACGGCGCGACGAAGGCCGCCTCCGATTACGTGCTCAGCCAATGCGCAAACGTGGGCGGATGCCCCAGCATTGAGCGGGATAAGCAGGCGGCAGAGGCCATGTTGGCGATATCCCCTGAGTCTAACGGCGAGGTGGCCTACATGGCTTGGAGTAATCTGGAAAAGGTCGTGGGGTTGCCGCTAAAGGATCTCCCAGCAAAGGAGCATAGGATTGCGTTTAACGACATTGTGGCTCAGCCTAGGAGGGTGACTACCTCTCCGGTGTGGAACGGCATTGAGGCGCCTGGCAGGACCTATTCGCCGTTTACCGTAAACACAGAGCGCCTCGTCCCGTGGCGCACCCTCACAGGTAGGCAGCACTTCTACATTGACCACGAGTGGTTTAGGGAGCTGGGCGAGGCGTTGCCGACGTATAAGAGGCCTATGGACAGGATCATGGCGGGACTGCTAGCCGGCGTTAATCTCGGCGACTGGTGGTACGACGAGAAGAAGTACAGGGTGGAGTCAGGCGGCCAGAAGTTCCTAGTACTGCGCTACCTCACTCCACACGGCAAGTGGAATATCCACTCCGAGTTTTGGGATAACTTAATTATGCTCACGCTGTTCCGCGGCGGCCAGGTTGTGTGGATCAACAACGAGGACGCCACTTGGCTGGGCATTAAGGACAACGACTGGATTGAGGTATATAACGCCAATGGCGTAATTGTGGCGAGGGCAGCCGTCAGCCCTAGGATTCCCAGGGGGACGGCCATCATGTATCACGCCCAGGAGAGGCACGTATATGTCCCCATATCGCCGCTTACAGGTAAGAGGGCCGGCATCCACAACAGCGTCACGGTGACGCATCTAAAGCCGACTAAGATGGTGGGCGGCTACGCCCAGCTGAGCTGGTCCTTTAACTACTACGGCCCTACCGGCGTGAACAGAGATACGCTAGTAGTAGTGAGGCCTGCTGGGAGGGTGAGGCTATGA